One window of the Plasmodium knowlesi strain H apicoplast, complete genome genome contains the following:
- a CDS encoding ribosomal protein S17 has product MKFKIGYVLKKLCNNIKIICISYYIYNFKYKKLILKNLYIKVYDFRNEIMINDYIIIRFYKKSKDCNNRIVKVL; this is encoded by the coding sequence ATGAAATTTAAAATAGGTTATGTTTTAAAGAAATTATGTAATAATATTAAGATTATTTGTATTTCATATTATATATATAATTTTAAATATAAAAAATTAATATTAAAAAATTTATATATTAAAGTATATGATTTTAGAAATGAAATTATGATAAATGATTATATAATTATTAGGTTTTATAAAAAAAGTAAGGATTGTAATAATAGAATAGTTAAAGTTTTATGA
- a CDS encoding ribosomal protein L14, whose amino-acid sequence MIYLNSILDVIDNSGVLKFKYINSLSKCKKIKYGDILVGIVYKLYSNNLYKKSDKCKGILVQQKKFLNLKKYYSIKFNKNAVIILNNNLNSVGTKSNYYILKYIKNKLNINIKKLKIRFI is encoded by the coding sequence ATGATATATTTAAATAGTATTTTAGATGTTATAGATAATAGTGGAGTATTAAAATTTAAATATATTAATTCTTTGAGTAAATGTAAAAAGATAAAGTATGGAGATATACTTGTAGGTATTGTTTATAAATTATATAGTAATAATTTATATAAAAAATCAGATAAGTGTAAAGGTATATTAGTACAACAAAAAAAATTTTTAAATTTAAAAAAGTATTATTCTATTAAATTTAATAAAAATGCTGTTATTATTTTAAATAATAATTTAAATTCTGTGGGTACTAAAAGTAATTATTATATATTAAAATATATTAAAAATAAATTGAATATAAATATAAAGAAATTAAAAATAAGATTTATTTAA
- a CDS encoding ribosomal protein L6: MLNYKRYIFFYNNINNNIYYLILDRKNFDYIYILYNIVNNKIIQYIYILNIIYIYYIYNNLFYLLLKMYKHIFFYNIIKQKNEIYKLKLNIIGINYKFYYLEKYNLIIFKLKYNHKIIIKIPKIIYCKIYVNKNILYMYSINLFILYSIGNLINSFQYINKYKELGIKIL, translated from the coding sequence ATGTTAAATTATAAAAGATATATTTTTTTTTATAATAATATTAATAATAATATTTATTATTTAATTTTAGATAGAAAAAATTTTGATTATATATATATTTTATATAATATAGTAAATAATAAAATAATACAATATATTTATATATTAAATATTATATATATATATTATATATATAATAATTTGTTTTATTTATTATTAAAAATGTATAAACATATTTTTTTTTATAATATAATTAAACAAAAAAATGAAATATATAAATTAAAATTAAATATAATAGGTATTAATTATAAATTTTATTATTTAGAAAAGTATAATTTAATAATTTTTAAATTAAAATATAATCATAAGATAATTATTAAAATACCAAAAATAATTTATTGTAAAATTTATGTTAATAAAAATATATTATATATGTATAGTATTAATTTATTTATATTATATTCAATTGGTAATTTAATTAATTCATTTCAATATATTAATAAATATAAAGAATTAGGAATAAAAATATTATGA
- a CDS encoding ribosomal protein S8, with product MIVRFLNRIKYNYGINNYFMLYKFNKIIYYLNILLYNYNYLLKFYVISICNKYYIFIILNKYYKIKYFKVYIKYNQIFYMNYNKLLNFIKLNKYFKGLLILYSFKYKFITHILSLKYKIGGILIFYIC from the coding sequence ATGATAGTAAGATTTTTAAATAGAATTAAATATAATTATGGAATAAATAATTATTTTATGTTATATAAATTTAATAAAATTATTTATTATTTAAATATATTATTATATAATTATAATTATTTATTAAAATTTTATGTTATTAGTATATGTAATAAGTATTATATTTTTATTATATTAAATAAATATTATAAAATAAAATATTTTAAAGTGTATATTAAATATAATCAGATATTTTATATGAATTATAATAAGTTATTAAATTTTATTAAATTAAATAAGTATTTTAAAGGATTATTAATTTTATATTCATTTAAATATAAATTTATTACACATATATTATCTTTAAAATATAAGATAGGAGGTATTTTAATATTTTATATTTGTTAA